Proteins from one Rosa chinensis cultivar Old Blush chromosome 7, RchiOBHm-V2, whole genome shotgun sequence genomic window:
- the LOC112179464 gene encoding palmitoyl-monogalactosyldiacylglycerol delta-7 desaturase, chloroplastic produces the protein MGRLLWVVQKPVYFLGRQWNGVDIASVFTLTAIHLLALLAPFYFTWSAFWLAVALYYVTGVGVTLSFHRNLAHKSFKLPKWLEYFFAYCAVHSLQGSPLEWVSSHRSHHQFTDTLSDPHTPLKGFWFSHIGWIFDFRKRFGSYDGRLFNVADMKKQSYYKFLHYTYPYHCIACGVVLYRIGEMPYLVWALAVRTVFFLHVTFSINSICHIWGNQVWDTGDLSKNNWLFGLLAHGEGWHNNHHAFEYSARQGFEWWQIDITWYLIRFLEIFGLATDVKLPTELQKNRKALSNKASSMEQEGRFETKVK, from the exons ATGGGAAGGCTACTTTGGGTGGTGCAGAAGCCGGTATATTTTCTGGGGAGGCAATGGAACGGTGTCGACATAGCTAGTGTTTTCACCCTTACTGCTATACATCTCCTTGCTCTTCTGGCGCCATTTTACTTCACCTGGTCTGCATTTTGGTTGGCGGTAGCACTCTACTATGTCACCGGTGTGGGAGTAACTCTATCTTTCCATAGAAATCTCGCCCACAAAAGCTTCAAGCTTCCCAAATGGCTCGAATACTTCTTCGCCTATTGTGCCGTTCATTCACTTCAG GGAAGTCCTCTTGAATGGGTTAGCTCGCACAGGAGTCACCACCAGTTTACGGACACCCTGAGCGATCCTCATACCCCTCTTAAGGGTTTCTGGTTTAGTCACATTGGTTGGATCTTTGATTTTCGTAAACGTTTTGGAAGT TATGATGGACGGCTATTCAATGTTGCAGATATGAAAAAACAAAGCTACTATAAGTTTCTTCACTACACGTACCCTTATCACTGTATTGCTTGTGGAGTTGTACTCTATCGCATAGGAGAGATGCCCTATTTAGTTTGGGCACTG GCTGTGAGAACGGTATTTTTTCTCCATGTAACTTTTTCAATAAATTCTATTTGCCACATATGGGGAAACCAAGTATGGGATACTGGTGATTTGTCCAAAAATAACTG GTTATTTGGATTGCTAGCTCATGGAGAAGGTTGGCACAATAACCACCATGCTTTTGAGTACTCAGCTCGACAAGGTTTTGAGTGGTGGCAAATTGATATTACTTGGTATCTGATAAGGTTTCTTGAAATTTTTGGTTTGGCAACGGATGTTAAGCTCCCGACTGAGCTTCAGAAGAACCGAAAAGCTTTATCAAACAAAGCCAGTAGCATGGAGCAGGAGGGAAGGTTCGAAACAAAAGTGAAATGA